A genomic stretch from Argiope bruennichi chromosome 2, qqArgBrue1.1, whole genome shotgun sequence includes:
- the LOC129962043 gene encoding shematrin-like protein 2 isoform X1, whose product MMKAVLALVLAMAAIAFASTGVDVIRHTPGFNGYYGYAPYYYGYGNGYFGYDGLGFGPYNYYGRYDLGYRGYGLGYRGYLGGLGYYGYF is encoded by the exons ATGATGAAGGCCGTG CTTGCTCTTGTTTTGGCTATGGCAGCCATTGCTTTTGCCTCGACCGGCGTCGATGTCATTCGCCATACTCCCGGATTTAATGGCTACTATGGATATGCACCATATTACTATGGATACGGAAACGGATATTTCGGATATGATGGACTTGGTTTTGGACCTTACAACTACTATGGTAGATACGACCTCGGTTATAGAGGATATGGTCTCGGATACCGAGGATACTTGGGAGGACTCGGTTATTATGGCTATTTTTAA
- the LOC129962043 gene encoding shematrin-like protein 2 isoform X2, producing MMKAVLALVLAMAAIAFASTGVDVIRHTPGFNGYYGYAPYYYGYGNGYFGYDGLGFGPYNYYGRYDLGYRGYGLGYRGYLGGLGYYGYF from the coding sequence CTTGCTCTTGTTTTGGCTATGGCAGCCATTGCTTTTGCCTCGACCGGCGTCGATGTCATTCGCCATACTCCCGGATTTAATGGCTACTATGGATATGCACCATATTACTATGGATACGGAAACGGATATTTCGGATATGATGGACTTGGTTTTGGACCTTACAACTACTATGGTAGATACGACCTCGGTTATAGAGGATATGGTCTCGGATACCGAGGATACTTGGGAGGACTCGGTTATTATGGCTATTTTTAA